One Ranitomeya variabilis isolate aRanVar5 chromosome 5, aRanVar5.hap1, whole genome shotgun sequence DNA window includes the following coding sequences:
- the LOC143776874 gene encoding E3 ubiquitin-protein ligase TRIM39-like has translation MSSSAILRDELLCSICLSTFKDPVMLRCGHNFCRVCIGRVLDTQDGSGVYSCPDCREEFQQWPALTRNINLHNVAERFLITQQEKEEITGICCTYCVDSPVPAVRSCLHCEASLCDKHLRVHSKSPEHVLSDPSTSLEKRKCSVHKKVQIYYCTEDAAFICIYCSAREHQGHRFELLDEASEKRKKKLRNVFQKLTTKREETEERVGNLEERRRKAQEKAAGEAERVTALCTDIRRRVDDLEKKLLSEISRQEKEESLSLSALIHQLEIKKDELSRKMRHIEELCNMTDPLTVLQEPDTGDLCDPEEEGGDEDTGGHDEQPHDGDDLDVAVISHTLHTLCDVISGIRSGIYVEDPADILLDETTAANNLLISDDLKTATWTREKQKRPETAERFQGYNQVMSRRGFTSGRHYWDVEGSRSGNWMVGMCYPSIVRRGRQSLIGNNNKSWSLERYNNEYSVIHDWEVIRLPDKISSDRVRICLDYEAGQLSFYELYDPIRHLHTFTATFSEPLHAALRVYWRKVNGSYMDSWVRITG, from the coding sequence ATGTCGTCGTCTGCTATTCTGAGGGACGAGCTGCTGTGTTCCATCTGTTTATCTACATTTAAGGACCCTGTAatgctgagatgtggacacaacttctgccgggtctgtattggtcgtgtgctggatacacaggacgggtctggagtttattcctgtcctgaCTGCAGAGAAGAGTTTCAGCAGTGGCCGGCATTGACGAGGAACATAAATCTCCATAATGTCGCAGAACGTTTCCTGATTACTCAGCAAGAAAAAgaggagatcaccgggatctgctgcacttactgtgtggactctcctgtacctgctgttagatcctgtctacactgtgaggcttctctgtgtgataaacacctgagggttcacagcaaatcaccagaacacgtcttatctgatcccagcacttctctggagaaaaggaaatgttctgtccataagaaGGTCCAGATATATTACTGCACTGAGGACGCTGCTTTTATCTGTATTTATTGTTCAGCAAGAGAACACCAGGGACATCGGTTTGAGCTGCTGGATGAGGCCTCTGAGAAGAGAAAGAAAAAACTGAGAAATGTTTTCCAGAAACTGACAACAAAGAGAGAGGAGACTGAGGAAAGAGTCGGGAATCTGGAGGAACGAAGGAGAAAAGCTCAAGAAAAAGCAGCTGGAGAAGCCGAGAGAGTCActgccctgtgtacagacatcaggagacgggtggacgacctggagaagaagctcctgagtgagatctccaggcaggaaaaggaagagtcactgtcactgtctgctctaatccatcagctggaaataaagaaggacgagctgtccaggaagatgagacacattgaggagctgtgtaacatgacggatccactgactgtcttacaggaaccagacaccggtgacttgtgtgatcctgaggaggagggaggtgatgaggacacagggggacatgatgagcagccccatgatggagatgacctggatgtggctgtgatctcacacacattacacacattatgtgacgtaatatcaggtataaggagcgggatctatgtggaggatcctgcagacatattactggatgaAACCACAGCTGCTAATAAtctccttatatcagacgacctgaaaactgcAACCTGGACACGAGAGAAGCAGAAAcgtccagaaacagcagagagattccagggttataatcaggtgatgagcaggagaggatttacctcaggacgacattactgggatgtggaggGCAGTAGATCAGGGAATTGGATGGTAGGGATGTGTTATCCCAGTATAGTCAGGAGGGGGCGTCAGTCACTGATTGGAAATAATAACAAGTCCTGGAGTTTGGAGAGATATAATAATGAATATTCAGTGATACATGACTGGGAAGTGATCCGGTTACCTGACAAGATCTCCAGTGATAGAgtcaggatatgtctggattatgaggccgggcagttgtccttttatgagctgtatgaccccatcagacacttacacaccttcactgccaccTTCTCCGAGCCCCTTCATGCTGCGTTACGTGTGTATTGGAGAAAGGTTAATGGCAGCTATATGGATAGCTGGGTGAGGATTACAGGATAG